The following DNA comes from Magnolia sinica isolate HGM2019 chromosome 18, MsV1, whole genome shotgun sequence.
TCTCTCTAGGATGCAGTCACAATTTGGACAATCCATTTCACCCTCAGATGCACCCTACGATAGGGAAGAGTTCCCAGTTTAGATTGATTAGACGATTTTATGTATGAGGAATGGACCTTGTTTGTTGAATTTCAACCTTTCCAAAAATTTCATTGTAACCATCCACTTCAAGGGTACCAATCAAGGAATTAAGGTCATCCATTCagcatgatttttgggtcatAACCCATCTACTATGGTGTCCCAAGATTTGGACTTTTAGAATAAGGTACTTTTATGGTATGTATATGTTATGCAATGGTCATTTACATGTGTATGGAACATCATACTCTCTAGGGGTATTTATTCTTCATATGTAAAAATGTAAAGAAGGATTTACATTGCTCTTAGTTATCCTAATTTTTCTCTATGTTTGCGTAATTTTAGAATATTTTTATTTGAACATTTCTCAAGTTTAGTATTTGTCAAGTAGGGGCTGGATTCGCAGTAAAGCTCTGTAAGTTATGCTTAACCACTATTATGgataaaaatggactgaccagatgAATAGACTGAAAGACTCTGGATTGCTTGAGGGCTGAAAAATCACCTCTAATAACTACTTTGCCTATAGTGAAACGTACACAAAATCTTTCACCCAAAACCCTACAAAATTCCTaacctgactttagcatcggagggtccctgctctagccagggtcttccttgacTTCTTCCTACGTAGGTACTTGAACGTCAAAAAAGGGTAGACCAGATTATGCATCAACAACCACCAATGCcacgtgtgaggcccattgtagtgtttGCATGActtcccatccatccatcatgtgagagcCTCTTCATCTTCTCTACTTTtccttaaatgggccacaacatgtacAATTTATGTTGTGATACTTTTTAAAATCACTTGTTGCGGCttgcctgagttttggaatgactGAATATTTGTGTGTCTACTCATCTTGGCGGGGCATTTCTTCATATAAAAAACACATCTATAGATGCTTTTTATTTGTAGGTGTCCGCATCACACCTCTTCCCTGTGATGTGGGTCCCTTGAGTTTTATCATGCATTAATTTTATGTGTTTTACTTTATAACTTTTAGTTATTCTGTTCTCTCAAAATGAGAAAATCAATATTCTGCATTTCTGAAGTTCTGTaatgaaaaaaattcaaagattCCATCCACCTCCCAAAAGGAGGATTGGATCCTTCATAAAATTGATTGAGGTTTGTGCACGTAATTCCCCATCCAAAAGGGTCTCAAGAAAGTGGAATGCCCTGGATATAAGGCTGACAAATAATCACATTGGCCATTATATGAATTTGGAAGTTTTTTAGTGGATGTCTATTATTTTTCAGAGTGTGGCTCATATAATAATCGTATGgacatgatttttgaagcatttGGTCATTGTTGTGTTGCTCACTAGATGCATGGGTTGAACACACGTTCATGTAACATCGCAATTCTCACATTCTATTGAATAACATGTACATGATATACTCCTAATTTCATAAGTGGATATTGGGGGTTACTATTATAAGACATTGATCCCTACAACTTGACCAAGTAAATTCATATTATAAggtaattttaaaatatttcgaTTTGAGATCAAATTTTACtgtttattttaataaattttaaagttgttagtttttatttattttagggttttaagagTCTTGTCTTGACTCAATAATCCTTGTTTTAAGTTAGCTAAGAGTGGTTAATGAATTTGTATTGGTTTAAATGTTTTGActatttttaaaaagttttactattttaaaaAGTTTACTAGCTATGGTAGAATTAGGTAGAAGTGGCAACCGGTTGGACTGCTAGCTCAACACATATGGCCTGACTCTGAAAAGGCCAGAGCTTGGGTGACTAAACTTGCCGCAAAAGTAAGGCTTAGGCTTGAAAACTAAGCCTGGTGCCCAAGCCTAGTTGGCTCTGGGCCAATGATGAATGTGGACCGGTTCAACTTAGTTcatccattaagtgggccacagttaTATAAATGAATGAACAATTTAAACGCGCTTGTGACCAATACACATTTAATATACATATGTAGTTGCATTTGCCATTGTAAATTGTTGAACATTTTACTTTTTCCTATGTAGGTCCCAGTTGGCCCTAGAGGGCTAGGGCCATGGCCAAGGTCTTTTTGGCTCAGTCAGGATTAGGGATAGGATTTAGGGAACTTGGGTCCAACTTGGCCTACCCCTAGCTGAACCCATTGTCGTCCCTACAATTAGGACTTTGGGACATCTTTGCTTATATGAGCCATATTTAATACATTGTACAAAACAATTAATTCACTATTACAAATCTTTTTTCTTGTTTAAGGGAtttcttttccttgtggattcaaggcttATTTTAATAAAAAGAGAGTaatttttctcctcatttttccATGCACGCACTAGATAACAAGTATTCTTCATATGGGACAATGTTGTATGGACATGATCGCTTGGTCGCTTTGATTTTGATCCATAGTCCATCCACTGAGAGGACCACTTGATGAATAGCCTTGGTCCACAATGCATGATGCCATAAACTTGAGGTGGGTAGCAATTTCACTCACATGCCTATTTGTATTGCAAATTACATCAATAATTTGATGTAAAACCACCATCATTATGGCTTGACAATGTTTGTTTAAACATGGTTCTAAGTGGTAGAAAATGTGTGTTTCAACACTAATGTTAAGGTTTGAGGGCAGTCTAAAAAAATGtataatcattataattttacattATATTGAAGTGAAAATCTATATTTCTTATTCGTTTGTCAAAGAACCTAGTCAGGTATTATAATTTGTAATCATCATACTTTTACGATACATCATTGATGTAATTCACAATACAAATAGGCTTTTATGTGAAAGTACATGACGAAATCCACTCTTGTTTTAAGACAAGCTTAAGGGACCGTTTGAATGCATGATTCAATCATACACTGAACAATGAGTTTAATCAAAAGGAAATTACGAAATCATATATAACATTGTCTCtgaaaggcaacatcattataaTTTGGAGCTCACTTTTTCGGTAGTAGGAATACTGAGGAAACTAATTACAATTTGATCATTTGCAATTGATTGTGGATTGTTCCAATTTaagagtgcatccaaacgcagaaAAAGGCATGAAAAGCCACTGAATTTAAGCATTGCAGACTTCAGCTTTTTTCTCGAGGAGATACTTTGCGGCAGCTTCCGCGATGACCTCTAGTGCCTGGTTAGAAACAAGAGTTTCATTAGCGGCGAACTCGTCGTCTATTTCATACTCCGTGGTCGATCTTATGATGGACGTACCACAATCTTTCTCGAGGATCTCCAAACGGAGCCGATACAAACGAAATCCCATATCCAGATATCCACCTTCGATCAATTCCACCACCTTCACACGGTTCTCGTTATCGATCTCGACAAACTTCTCTTTGTAAAAACCAAACGGCATTCCTAGCATAACAGCAGAAAATGACAGTCCAAACATCAAATGGGAAATGAGAATATTTGGAGTTACTATTATGGGAAGTCTGttgattttcaagtttatatatgtggggcccacatttaggtgatctaaaccgttgtatctgttggatttcatcATGGATGAGGTGTgctccaaaattttcaaatgccTTTGTGGGGGCTATCGGGTCAGCAGTTCTGTTCAactaaccatggggcccacttgcacGATCTGGACCACTCGTGATGATGTTCACTATCTGTTCCATCAGGACCCTATCATTACCCACAGATATAGAATCCTGACCATTCATCTACTCTTCGCTATCACAACCTAAAAATCGCACCAGTCAGATAATCCTAGAGACAGATTGGTGGTGTTTCGATAATCGGCATTGGAAGGGTCTGGTAAAGATCGTTCAATTGACCGTCCAGATCAATTGATCAACTTTGAGAGAGACCATCTCTCACCGtagatgggccccaaatatgtcaTAATTTTGGTAATTATTAACCGTTGAAGCAATAGCCTTCATGTAGACGGTCAGAAATAAAAGGGGAGTATTTTGATACTCCGGCATTGCGTGATGCTTTGATACACGGGCGATAAGAAATTGTCCACGATGCATACATTACCTCAAACTAAACTGGCTAAATGGTTGAACAATCATAGCCTCTGATCGGTCAAACACGGaccatttcaaccgtccaaaagATTTCCACTAATCTGAAAGCTATtaaatcaaataagtgtaatttttggtttcTGATACATCTAAAATAAAGATTCGTAATCTTGATCGTTCAATTTAAACAGCTTGAATGCCAAGTGTAACTTTATCCGTGCCTGAGTATCGTCCCTCCCActcggccagagtatcaaaattttacaCGAAATAAATGTACAATGGTCCATTTATGGTGAGGGTCGTTTTATAGTcttcaatgggctgggcccagATTTTGAATTGGATGGACTGAAATGAGTTATGGTTAGGCCCATATATTTTAAGCCCCGTGTTAGGTCTTGGTTTGTGTGggccttatgtggggcccattcgtaactttcttttttttcagCCTATTTGTGTCGAGTCAACCGAGTTAATGAGTCGAATCTAGTCAGGGACCAGTCACTCAAAAAACCATGTTTCCAGGGATGACTCAGGCTTGAAATCTCGCCCAATCGAGTTAACTCAGCCAAGTTACGAGTGTTCCCAATCTTTACCGTACAAGAGCACCATCTCTTAGGACTGAAACCATTGATTTTGTCTACATAGATGATCTTACACCCAAAATCACatggatgggatgatatggaaggCCCACCGTTAATTTGTGAAACAGTTAATTAAACCAGAAAGGATTCCTTTTGGGGCGGGTTGCAGTCATCAGCATTCATCACCCTATTAACCCCACAAACAGAGATAATCGGATGATCAGAACCGTACATCTGTTGGGTACTTCTGTCTAATCCCTACAATCCAAAATTTATGCAGATCGCATGATGTAAGGCCAACTATCGGTGTCAGAAACAAAATAGTCGGGTCCAGACACATATTCGGCAACTGATGTTTATGATTATGTTTCTAGTGTGAATTTTTTAACATAGTCGGGTCCAGACGACCTGGAGATGGCACTAACATAAAACGAACCCACAAAAAAAGCATCTTTCGTATTTATCGCTGATTGTTGTGGAAtccagggtggggcccaccacatgaacAACTCTAGTCACTGAGAGTGGACATCGAATGTCGAGGACCCACGAGACGAGGATTTGTCCACAGCCACTCCATTAGATGCTGGTCCAGTCATCATTTAGGCAATATGTGAATGGCCAATACCGGCAGTTGGTGATTGTCTTTCAAACCACTCCTTTCCCTCATATAAGACAAGTGGATGTTTTAAGGCCCGGGACCCGgacgcttgtttgttgaaataataccGTTGGATATTTCTACTACTACCGGCCAAAAACttccaccaaatgaatggttagatAATCAAATCGGTGTAATTTCATCAAACATCTGAATTCGGATCCATTTTGGCCTGTTCAATTTCAATTAATTACATGCTGTGTGTATAAATTTTCATTGCATGGGCTGATCAACCCTATGGATCAAGGGTTTGGGATCTGATTAGAAATTGTGGTCGATTTAAGTAAATAAATTAGACATGAACTCAAACCTACTCAACCTGCCTGTCTATATAACTTAACAATGGGCATGTATGTTTATACGTATCATATTGGTATCATATTGACTGATACGAATGTGTTAATTCATATCGGCATAAGACGCTACACGATATGGGATTGTATCAGTCTGATACGAAAAAACTGATCTGTATTAGTCTATATCAACCCATATCGGGTGTATCAGCACTGATATGGGCCAATACAGGCCAATATACCCATAAAactttaattttaaattaaataaaaatcactcctcttatattcttcttcttttttcatttaaaacataaaagaatcttaaaaactcattttaaacGACATACATACCTATTTTGAAATCAAAACAAATTATTTGAATGTAATTCGACAAATCAAAGCCAAGTGGAccattaagaaaaataaaaataaaaagaaaatgataaaccttccctttctttttaatttttttgtcttctttttaCTATGTTTCAATATAATAAGTTACTATTTattaaatcatattttatttGTGTTTAATTATAGCatatttagttgaccttcaacaaataatattctcatcaaagaatggtctgatacgTCGTttaatacattatatatatagaaaatgatagattttttaatatttcattttttaaataatttttactTAAATTGTTTTTTTAATTGATATTCACTTTACATCGATATGCCACACTGTATATAATAATTTCTTCGCCAAGTTAATATACCGAATCATGGTACGTATCCACTGGCATATCTCTAGTCTCATATTTAGTTCCTAAAACCCGAGTGTAGTTGTGCTGAGGTGAGTTAGGTCAGCCAAGCTTGGCCCTATCACGATTGAATGGGTCAGAGCGGGTCGGGCGGTTTGAGACGAATACCTAGCCCGGTTTGTAATCAAGCCGGGCTCTGGCGGATCAAACCAACCCTTTGCACCCATGACAGCGTTTAAGTAAAGGTGAGGTGCAGCCCTAGACGATGTTGTGGGAGGCACAGTAGATGGTGATGAGTTGGAGTGCAAGTGCAAAGTGAGCTTACCGGGAGGCAAGGTAACATGGAGTATGGTGCCGACTCCTCCGTCACCTTCTATAACTTGTATCTTCTCTACCATGTAAGGGAGCCGTTCCTTGATAAGTTGGGCCAGCTTAAGCGTGCTGTAGAGTTCCCACACGTGTGTAGCAGGCACACCTACCTCTAACTCGTTTGAAAGTTGCCCGTgcattcttctctcttctttgtgTTGCTCTTTTTTATCTTTAGTGGCCAAGTAGACTTTCAGGTGCTTTAAATACGAGAGATTCTAGCCTGACCCGGTAGTCCGCGGACCCTTCAAATGAATCATCGATCTGCTAGTTGGAAAATGCGTACGGGAAATCAGAACCATCCAGTAGTCAGGTTTTGTGATGGATGGACCATGGTTGAAGTACAATTTCCTACAAACGATCTTAGCCATTCGATCTATTGATAGATGCAACCAAATAATGCTGGGCATCTTGCATTTTGGTTGGTTCGCATTATTCATACATACAAGAGGATTGTCTACAGTGTATTGGTAGGTCCTACCTCATGAAGTGGGTCTTACTTTGATCCATAAGGCCAACACGCGTAGATGCGACAGTTCTGTGGCGCCcaccaccaccatgtttttgttatatccacgccgtccatccgtctaGTCAGcccattttaagacatgtgaccAAACACAGAAAGAGATtcaaaactccagtgggccataccacgggaaacgTGGGTATAGAAAcatacaccattgaaacctctctgaggcccactgtgatgtttagatgtcatccaaaccgttcataaagtgactcccacctggatgaagggaaaacacggaCAAAActatgatccaaaatttctaggaTCCTAACTAAGGTTTCAACCGTAAGCGCTCAATCTTCACTCGTGTGGCCCAATTCAGTTTTGGATATCCCTTATGTCTGGATttatgtactaaaatgagatgaataaacggctggatggagtggatataacaaaaaCATCATTTTGAGCCCTGCGCAGGGATTCTGTGTGgtgcccactgcgatgtttgtgagaaagccactccgtccatacgtttttccagctcattttaggacatccgacaaaaaatgaggactcaaaacttaagtgggccacacgagacgaaacagtggggatttagtgaccaccgttgaaacatttatagggtcgcaaattattttttttatcagtTTAAGTTtacggtgttttcacttcatctcagtgaaaatgaccttataaacggtttgtatggaatataaatatctaaggtggaccctaggaaggtttcaatggcaggcattcctttccccactatttcatctcatatgcccacttgagttttggatcctcttcaattttggtcacatgtcctaaaatgagctagaaaaacggatggatgggttggatttcttacaaatatcacagtggaccccatccaAAATCCTTGCGCAAGGAACACCCAATGTTGAAACCTTTCAAGACTTAACCTTAATCGTTAttatatcccatccaatccatgcatAAAGTGATtcccaccaagatgaagggaaaacataaaaatcagcctgatcaagGCTTATAGCCTTAAGAAGCTCCGGTGATGGGCATTTCCATTCCCACCATTTCCGCTTACCTTTgggctcatgctgtaaaatgtgctaggaaaaaatagatggatggagtggatataagggCCTGCATGGATTTAGAACCCTTTGAATTctgaaccccctggatttgaaatcctcctattgtgtttggcaccttagattcgaaatcaactttaatccaaaagtagacctggtatatttataggggtttgaatttaattactaaatcaacttaatttaatatatctaattagtgaaagTATGTAacgtttgacacaatggttgtaataagcccaatGAAATATAAACTTTGgccgaaaataatgaaatttcatgtctcagatgggccacaagcacaagattatgTCCAAgtaactaaccaatgatttttaaccgttgatttacatggacaatgtttggatggcactAATCATtaaattaaagtaattatagtgagtcaattgataatctaattgttttagtATATCATTAGTAGGTCATGCGCCCCAtagtttaatagtctagtgacacacatgttacacatgtaactcttgaaatgattttagatataatccaaACATTCACCATGGATTGCAAACCTCCTCTAAGAGGATTTCAAACCCCTTagattttaatctcattttttcttcaaaatttcaattatttcaaacttctccattttcttttttaaaatattattttcaaaCTTGTCAATTCTTATCGAACTTTTCAAcgttttttcaaaatacaaaatcacaatttctttttcaaaaaatatatttttttcaaagtcaaaattttcacaagttttttaatcttttcaattttctttttcaaaatatcctctttttttttaacaaaattatcaattttattctaacttcttaatttattttttttcaaaatctagatttttattaaatcacagttttttttttttcaaaatctcaaattttctcaaacattgttaattgttttttaaaacttctcaattttttttttcaaaatcatatattttttttcacttcacaattttccttttcaaaatgtcgattatttaacaaaatctctatttttttttaatctcaatttttttcgaacataaatttctaaattctgGATTTCGAATAAAGTACTAAAGATGTAGATTGGGATTTTGTGTGATATTACAAAGCATTTAAATATCAGTTTTAAAGCAAAATATAATTATTAATAAATTCCACTcaattgatataaaaacaaaaataaaataaaattgatgcattcaatcaatttattaaaagataatcttatatacaaataaatacaattaaaccactgaaattctatttaaAAAAACTTCTTAAACTATAATAAAGTATAATTTTACACTAAATTAtacaaataaaaatatatataggtTGGGGTGAAAGTGATTTTAAGATGGATtatgatccgtcgcaaaatcaaTAAAATCCATCGCTAATTATTTTTAAGGTGGTTCTTCAGAGGGACTTTGCGATGGAATGAAATCCATCGCAAAATCACTTTAGCGACAGACTAGATCCGTCGCTATATCCCGTTACACTCACCATTCATTATACAAAGATGTGCATGATGGACGATTTCCATCACAAAATACGCCGGAAAATCACAATTTtgacatccaaacaacccctacaTTTTCCTCGTAATGGACATCATAGCTTCATTATAACAAATCCCGTAATAAAAAGTAAATGTTGGTTGCCAACTTAACACAGCCCTCCCCTTGGTAGTGAGAGCACAAAAGTCCCTCCAAAATGGTTATATTTCATCTAATTAAAATATAATCAAAGTACAAAAAGATGCTAATTGCATACAAGGATGATAAGAAAGAGTAATTACAATACTAAGATATGTCTAATATATGAATTACTATCTCTTTTCATTTTTCGTGGTTGATTAAACCATGCATACAAGGATGATAAGAAAGCGTAATTACAATACTAAGATATGTCTAATATATGAATTACTATCTCCTTTCATTTGTCCTGGTTGATGAAACCATAGAGATTGGTATCGATCCATCACCACTCTTTGCTGATAAGATTAGTGCTCCTATACCGTTCATTACGTCCAATGCATATTTCATGGgttaccatgcaaacatcacaccaatcaccactgtttcatgtggtatgggccacgtgagttttggatatgcctgatttttagattcctatcTATTGTTGTCTTTAAAAGCAATGGACGatatttcagaatcaaactataactagaACTCCTATAATTCGCAACTCACTATAAATAGATGGTCGTGATTTCCACTAGTgcgtttttggccaaaaatagtgtcctatttggcttcaccatgctGGTCTCGTAATTATTCTAAtcacttttcacattgggcgcaacagatgaagagttataatcaaaacttactatttatatatagtaaaaacggaattaaaatagggaaacgactgttgatttgatggtaCTTCAGCAAGGTtggtagctaaagtagctcgtcctaccccaaaattatatattttaggtCCAATAaatcattccggattgcgagatacgcccgatttaaggtatgacggtctggatcacttatgtcatcgaccgggccttttctgatccatcttcgcTATGAAACTGTCAGCAACCCgcgatacatcatggtgtggttcactgccAACTTGAGTTGGTGAAATGGATGAAAGAAGTGGAtataacaaacatcatggtgggccctacagaccTTTAGGTTACCGGATGGTACTGACAGGCAAATAGCATCCATCCCAGTTAGTTGGGTTAAGGCTTAAATGCCGGAGATGCAAACTCTTCTTGAAATGCAATTTGAAAATTAGTTTGTAGCTATCTGATCAATAGCTTG
Coding sequences within:
- the LOC131233782 gene encoding norbelladine synthase-like; this translates as MHGQLSNELEVGVPATHVWELYSTLKLAQLIKERLPYMVEKIQVIEGDGGVGTILHVTLPPGMPFGFYKEKFVEIDNENRVKVVELIEGGYLDMGFRLYRLRLEILEKDCGTSIIRSTTEYEIDDEFAANETLVSNQALEVIAEAAAKYLLEKKAEVCNA